The following coding sequences lie in one Haematobia irritans isolate KBUSLIRL chromosome 3, ASM5000362v1, whole genome shotgun sequence genomic window:
- the LOC142228921 gene encoding glyoxalase domain-containing protein 4 produces the protein MSQQITGRALHYVFKIGNRAKNSHFFRNILGMKVLRHEEFKEGCEAQCNGPYDNRWSKTMVGYGPESTHFVFELTYNYGVSSYEMGNDFAGVILKSQESIERALANNYPMTDVDGKKLLISPDGYKFYIIPEPQPDCRDPVVNVGLNVTNLAESKNYWHNILQMKLVSEDDNSVLLNYSDMQAALNLEQISEPLDRAKAYGRIAFSVPKVQQTYINEIIQQNNGKILTPLIELDTPGKETVRVIILADPDGHEICFVDDEGFTKLSAVEDDADKNLDKYIGKDPFQKEIDAKEQ, from the exons ATGTCGCAACAGATTACAGGAAGAGCTTTGCattatgttttcaaaattggaaATCGTGCAAAGAACTCTCACTTCTTCAGAAATATACTGGGCATGAAG gtaTTGAGGCATGAAGAATTTAAGGAAGGTTGTGAAGCTCAATGCAATGG GCCTTATGATAATCGTTGGAGTAAAACAATGGTTGGCTATGGTCCCGAATCAACACATTTTGTTTTCGAATTAACTTATAATTATGGTGTATCCAGTTATGAAATGG gtaATGATTTCGCTGGCGTTATCTTAAAATCTCAAGAATCGATTGAACGTGCCTTAGCCAATAATTATCCAATGACCGATGTTGATGGCAAAAAACTTCTTATCTCTCCTGATGGTTATAAATTCTATATTATACCAGAACCTCAACCTGATTGTCGTGATCCTGTTGTCAATGTAGGCCTCAATGTTACCAATTTGGCAGAATCGAAAAATTATTGgcataatattttacaaatgaaATTGGTATCTGAAGACGATAATTCTGTACTCTTAAACTATAGTGATATGCAAGCGGCATTGAATCTTGAACAAATCTCTGAACCCCTTGATAGAGCCAAGGCATATGGACGTATTGCTTTTTCGGTGCCAAAGGTGCAACAAACCTACATTAATGAGATCATTCAGCAAAATAATGGAAAGATATTGACACCGCTTATTGAATTGGATACACCAGGAAAAGAGACAGTTCGTGTTATTATTTTAGCCGATCCAGATGGTCATGAAATCTGTTTTGTCGACGACGAgggtttcacaaaattgtctgctGTTGAAGACGATGCCGATAAGAATTTGGATAAATATATTGGTAAAGATCCTTTCCAAAAGGAAATTGATGCCAaggagcaataa